The DNA sequence AATCAACTGTGCGGAGGTGGGACAACGAAGTCAATTTATATAAAAAATCGACTTCTGTCCCACTCTCTTTTTATCTGGACTTTGTGATAAAATAAAGGCATGAATATATTCGATACCCATACTCATTTAAACGTAGAAAATTTTGCAGGAAAAGAAGCAGAAGAAATTGCAGCAGCGCGTGAACTCGGCGTGACTAAGATGAATATTGTTGGTTTTGATGAACCGACGATTAAGCGGAGTTTGGAATTGTCTGCCCAGTTTTCTGAGCTTTATTCGACTATCGGCTGGCATCCGACTGAGGCTGGTTCTTACACGCAGGAAGTGGAGGATATGATTGTTAGTCATCTGTCCAATTCGCGCGTGGTTGCTCTTGGTGAGATTGGGCTGGATTACCACTGGATGGAAGATCCTAAGGACGTTCAGATTGAGGTCTTTAAACGCCAAATCCAGCTATCTAAGGACCATGACCTGCCCTTTGTGGTGCATACCCGTGATGCCCTAGAGGACACTTATGAGGTCGTTAAGGAGGTTGGCGTCGGCCCCCGTGGTGGGATCATGCACTCCTACTCAGGATCCTTGGAAATGGCACAGCGTTTTGTCGAACTTGGCATGATGATTTCCTTTTCGGGTGTGGTGACCTTTAAAAAGGCGCTGGATGTGCAGGAAGCAGCGCAGAAGTTACCGCTGGATAAAATCCTCGTCGAAACCGATGCGCCTTACTTAGCTCCTGTCCCTAAGCGCGGTCGAGAAAATAGAACGGCCTATACTCGTTATGTCGTCGATAAAATTGCAGAACTCCGAGGCATCACTAACGAAGAAGTCGCGAAAGTCACGACTGAAAATGCTCTGCGCATTTTTGGAATTGACTGCTAATATAAGGAGAGGAATAAAATTATATGGTGGATACTATCAAGGACTTCTGGGCTCGTTGCTGCAAAGAACTCAATATACCAGAAGATACGAAGCATGAGACTTGGAGTTTTGGAAACACTAAAGAGATGGCGGATGAGCTAGCAGATTTAGTCAACAAGGGGATCAAAACAGCCACGACCTCAGCCTATGAATTGTATGAGCTTGGAGAGTGGGTGCCCCAGATTGGGGAATACAACATCATCCTCAATGGTTCGGATGAACCTGTTTGTGTCACGCAAACAAAAGTGACCTATATCATGCCCTATCATTTGATTCCGCCTGAGCATGCCTGGCATGAGGGAGAAGGTGATAGAAGTTACGCCTATTGGAAAAAGGTTCATGATGATTTTTTCACTCAGGAATACCAAAAAGTCGGAAAAGAGTTTTATGAACAAGCCCCTATGCTGTGTGAAGTATTTGAAAAGGTTTATTAATTATTCGCTAGTCAGTTTGTGCACATAGCGACAATAAAAATGATGGAAAATAAAATTAAAATACAAGAAGTCCTCGTCGTCGAGGGCAAGAGTGACACGGCCAATCTGCGCCGTTTTTATGAGGTTGATACCTACGAAACCAAGGGTTCTGCCATTACCGATGAGGATCTAGAACGCATCGCTTATCTCAATGAGTTACGAGGTGTTATCGTCTTCACCGACCCAGACTACAACGGTGAGCGTATCCGTAAAATTATCATGGAAGCTGTGCCGACAGCTAAGCATGCCTTTCTCAATCGCGGCGAGGCTGTCCCTAAATCAAAAACTAAGGGGCGCTCGCTCGGTGTTGAGCATGCCTCTTTTGAGGATTTGCAAAAAGCTTTGTCTGGGGTACTTGGCAGCTACGATGATGACAATCATTTTGATATTACCCAATCCGATCTCATGCGCCTCGGCCTTCTCATGGGAGCTGACAGTCGTCAGCGCCGTGAGTACCTCGGTGAACAGCTACGTATCGGCTATACCAATGGTAAGCAGATCCTCAAACGCTTAGAACTATTTGGCGTGACCTTGGCAGAGGTTGAGGAAGTGATGGAGAATTATCAAAAAAATTAAAAATTGGAGGAAGGGAAATGGAGCATGTTTATCTGCACGGTTTAGGCGATTCTCCATCTGTCTGGCGAGATATAGCAACTAAAATTCCTTCAGAAAAATCTTCTATTTTGCCTTTAGGGGATTGGTTTGATAAAGAGCATCCACATTACAGGCAATTGTATGAAGGTTTAGAGAATTACTGTCACGCTACTAGCGAGCCATTGGTTTTGTCTGGACATTCACTAGGAGCTATACTGGCCTTACATTATGCGGCTGCTCATCAGGATAAAGTTTCTGGCTTGATCTTAATTTCTGCTCAGTATAAGACACCCAAATGGCTGATAAAAGTACAAAATTTCATCTTTCATTTCATGCCTGAGCAGACTTTTAAAGGTTTGGGGCTGACAAAAAATCGGGCGATTGAATTTATGAATTCCATGGTAGATGTTAATCTAGAAGAAAAATTGTCGGCAGTCTCTTGTCCGACTTTGGTATTATGTGGAACAAAAGATGTTCCCAATAAGAGGGCTGCCAGAGAGTTAGCCAAGCGTATAAAGGTAGCTCAATTAGAATGGATTGAAGGTGGAGCCCATCAAGTGCTTACTTCTCACTCGGGACAGATTGAAAAGGCTATATATAAATTTCTAAGGAGCCAAGAAAGGTAATCAAACCATAATTGCTGGGGGCATATGATGACCTACAAGATTAGAAAAATGAAAGCAAATGAAGTTGATAGGCTGAATGATTTTCTGTATGAAGCGATTTTTATTCCGGAAGGGGCGGAAAAACCTGATAAAGAGATTATCAAGCTTCCAGATCTGCAGCTATATGTCAAAGACTTTGGCAGTCAGTTTGGGGATTTTTGCCTGGTGGCAGAAATCAATCAAGAGCTAGTCGGTGCTGTATGGAGCAGGATAATAGAGGATTATGGGCACATCAATGATGACACGCCTTCTCTTGCCGTTTCTCTTTTCAAAGAATACAGAGGGCAGGGGATTGGAACAGCCCTGATGAGAGAAATGTTGACTTTGCTCAAAATAAATGGCTTTAAAGCAGCTTCTTTATCAGTTCAAAAGGCCAATTATGCCGTTAAACTGTACCGGAAACTCGGTTTCCACACAGTATCTGAGAAAGATGAAGAGCTGATTATGGTGGTTGAATTATAGTAGGTTATTATAGTTCTTCAATTGGATATAACTTTGGAGAAAGTTAAGTAATGGCAAGGTATAAAGGAGTGCGATATGAAGGCTATTGAAGATTATCAGGCAGAAAAATATCAACAAACTAAATACGAAGAAATTGAATCAGGTATTTATCAGACCAAAGATGAGAGCGGAGAACTTCAGTATATGACTTCATTGTCTTTTGTACAGGAGCCCGACTTGGGTGAGGGAGCTGGTGAGGCTATATCGCAGTATCCTCTGGAAGACATTTTAGATGAATTTTACTGCTATATTAGTGATTTTTATAGGGATATGAATACAGCGGATTCTGAAAAGAATTATCTAGAGTTTGCCAGTTCTGACTTAGAAGATATTCAAAAACTTCGCTCGATTATCGGAAAACACGTCTACAATCTGGAAGAAGATGAGGGTGTGAGACTGATCATTGACTAAAATGAGTGCTTGGAGGTGGACATGCAGATTAGAGAAATGGTTATAGATGATTACGATGCGGTTTATCAGCTTTGGCTGTCCTGTAAGGGCATGGGGCTTAATAATCTGGATGATTCAAGAGAGGGAATTGCTGCTTTTCTCAAGCGCAATCCGACAACCTGTTTAGTAGCTGTTGAGGATACTGTGGTGGTTGGTGTTCTTTTGGCTGGTCATGATGGCAGACGCGGTTATATTTACCATACGGCGGTTAACCCAGATTTCAGACATGGCGGAATTGGCCGACAGCTGGTTGACCATGGACTTGCTGCGCTTCAGCAAGAAGGGATTCACAAGGTGGCCTTAGTTGTTTTTGACCGCAATCAGGCCGGCAATGGCTTCTGGGAAAAGTGCGGCTTTACCGTTAGAGAAGATTTGGTTTACCGCAATAAGGCGCTGACGGATATTGTCAGGATTGATACTTAAAACCTAATGCGAGAGTAATCTAGGAAGATCCGTTCAATGTCAACGCCATCGCAGAGTACGAGATTACGGAATTTTTCCCAAGCAAATTTGCAGAAGGTTTTGAAAGATTTGTTGAGTGAGAAATATCCTAACTCGATAATCTCTGTCAGGCTTGTGCTGTCCTATTTGTAGGAGCGATTGAATCATGAAGAATAATAGACTGTTTAGAATTCTATACTACGTCCTAGAGAAGGGTAAAGTAACGGCTAATGAATTGGCTGAGAAATATGAAGTCTCGGTCAGGACCATATACCGAGATATCGATGTTATCAGCAGTGCAGGCATTCCGATTTATGCGACTCAAGGCAAGGGTGGCGGCATCGAAATTTCTGATGACTTTGTACTGAGGAAATCACTCCTTTCTGGGGAAGAACAGGAGCAGATTTTAATCGCCTTGAAAGGACTGGAGGAAACAAGTAAAGAATATGAGAATGAGCTTCTGACAAAACTGTCGGCACTCTTTAAAATGAAAAATACTAATTGGATAGAGGTCGATTTTGACAGCTGGCAGGGGAATAAAGCCGATGCATTATTTAGAGACATAAAGTCAGCCATTATCGATAAAAATATTGTAAGATTCAGGTATTTTTCCAGCAGTAAAGAAGAGACTTATAGAGAAGTCAAGCCAATCAGGCTTTTATTTAAAAGCTGGGATTGGTATGTCTATGGTTTTTGTTTGCTCAGAAAAGATTTTAGATATTTTAAACTGTCTCGTATCAAAGGCTTTGAAACGTGTCGGGATCGCTT is a window from the Streptococcus criceti HS-6 genome containing:
- a CDS encoding helix-turn-helix transcriptional regulator, with product MKNNRLFRILYYVLEKGKVTANELAEKYEVSVRTIYRDIDVISSAGIPIYATQGKGGGIEISDDFVLRKSLLSGEEQEQILIALKGLEETSKEYENELLTKLSALFKMKNTNWIEVDFDSWQGNKADALFRDIKSAIIDKNIVRFRYFSSSKEETYREVKPIRLLFKSWDWYVYGFCLLRKDFRYFKLSRIKGFETCRDRFNDQFDSIVLPREVKTEGTVAIKMKFDKTAAFRVYDEMAENAVEDKEGNLYAEIELPNDDNLYRYILSFGDAVEVLEPEDVRKQMREMTIKMAKKYRT
- the rnmV gene encoding ribonuclease M5 is translated as MENKIKIQEVLVVEGKSDTANLRRFYEVDTYETKGSAITDEDLERIAYLNELRGVIVFTDPDYNGERIRKIIMEAVPTAKHAFLNRGEAVPKSKTKGRSLGVEHASFEDLQKALSGVLGSYDDDNHFDITQSDLMRLGLLMGADSRQRREYLGEQLRIGYTNGKQILKRLELFGVTLAEVEEVMENYQKN
- a CDS encoding alpha/beta fold hydrolase — translated: MEHVYLHGLGDSPSVWRDIATKIPSEKSSILPLGDWFDKEHPHYRQLYEGLENYCHATSEPLVLSGHSLGAILALHYAAAHQDKVSGLILISAQYKTPKWLIKVQNFIFHFMPEQTFKGLGLTKNRAIEFMNSMVDVNLEEKLSAVSCPTLVLCGTKDVPNKRAARELAKRIKVAQLEWIEGGAHQVLTSHSGQIEKAIYKFLRSQER
- a CDS encoding TatD family hydrolase produces the protein MNIFDTHTHLNVENFAGKEAEEIAAARELGVTKMNIVGFDEPTIKRSLELSAQFSELYSTIGWHPTEAGSYTQEVEDMIVSHLSNSRVVALGEIGLDYHWMEDPKDVQIEVFKRQIQLSKDHDLPFVVHTRDALEDTYEVVKEVGVGPRGGIMHSYSGSLEMAQRFVELGMMISFSGVVTFKKALDVQEAAQKLPLDKILVETDAPYLAPVPKRGRENRTAYTRYVVDKIAELRGITNEEVAKVTTENALRIFGIDC
- a CDS encoding GNAT family N-acetyltransferase, which translates into the protein MQIREMVIDDYDAVYQLWLSCKGMGLNNLDDSREGIAAFLKRNPTTCLVAVEDTVVVGVLLAGHDGRRGYIYHTAVNPDFRHGGIGRQLVDHGLAALQQEGIHKVALVVFDRNQAGNGFWEKCGFTVREDLVYRNKALTDIVRIDT
- a CDS encoding GNAT family N-acetyltransferase, with the protein product MTYKIRKMKANEVDRLNDFLYEAIFIPEGAEKPDKEIIKLPDLQLYVKDFGSQFGDFCLVAEINQELVGAVWSRIIEDYGHINDDTPSLAVSLFKEYRGQGIGTALMREMLTLLKINGFKAASLSVQKANYAVKLYRKLGFHTVSEKDEELIMVVEL
- a CDS encoding ASCH domain-containing protein, coding for MVDTIKDFWARCCKELNIPEDTKHETWSFGNTKEMADELADLVNKGIKTATTSAYELYELGEWVPQIGEYNIILNGSDEPVCVTQTKVTYIMPYHLIPPEHAWHEGEGDRSYAYWKKVHDDFFTQEYQKVGKEFYEQAPMLCEVFEKVY